A DNA window from Halomicrobium mukohataei DSM 12286 contains the following coding sequences:
- the eif1A gene encoding translation initiation factor eIF-1A, with protein MSDNEGRKNLRMPEDDEVFAIVTNMLGANRVKVRCMDGVERTARIPGKMQKRIWIREDDVVLVEPWDWQDEKADITWRYDKQEADQLKEEGHIQE; from the coding sequence ATGAGCGACAACGAAGGCCGCAAGAACCTCCGGATGCCCGAAGACGACGAGGTGTTCGCCATCGTCACGAACATGCTCGGAGCCAACCGCGTCAAAGTACGCTGTATGGACGGCGTCGAACGCACCGCTCGCATCCCCGGGAAGATGCAAAAGCGCATCTGGATCCGCGAAGACGACGTTGTCCTCGTCGAACCGTGGGACTGGCAAGACGAGAAGGCCGACATCACCTGGCGCTACGACAAGCAGGAGGCCGACCAGCTCAAAGAAGAGGGCCACATCCAGGAGTAA
- a CDS encoding DUF7470 family protein — translation MFDKLGIAGLLGVVVMLGGIALVAWQAPIVAAGIAFVVAGLGLIVYGMVTNLMSAFGLGGGMGGMP, via the coding sequence ATGTTCGACAAACTCGGGATCGCCGGTCTCCTCGGCGTGGTCGTCATGCTTGGCGGCATCGCGCTGGTCGCGTGGCAGGCACCTATCGTCGCCGCCGGCATCGCCTTCGTCGTCGCCGGCCTCGGACTGATCGTCTACGGGATGGTCACGAACCTGATGAGCGCCTTCGGCCTCGGCGGCGGCATGGGCGGGATGCCCTAG
- a CDS encoding SCP2 sterol-binding domain-containing protein — MSTTLPEEADEWVAEWHGALADRPAFAEAAADFAATFRFEITPDDAYDGDPIVVRLVVDDGACPVAELATEFDYDFALRGPYEAWKAMLRGELDAAEAVMDGPFRVEGNTIELLQHQEAVAELVRAARDVDTTFAH, encoded by the coding sequence ATGAGTACGACGCTGCCCGAGGAAGCCGACGAGTGGGTCGCCGAGTGGCACGGTGCGCTGGCCGACCGGCCGGCCTTCGCCGAGGCGGCCGCCGACTTCGCCGCGACCTTCCGCTTCGAGATCACGCCGGACGACGCGTACGACGGCGATCCGATCGTCGTCCGACTGGTCGTCGACGACGGGGCGTGTCCCGTCGCCGAACTCGCAACGGAGTTCGACTACGACTTCGCGCTCCGTGGTCCCTACGAGGCCTGGAAGGCGATGTTGCGGGGCGAACTCGACGCGGCCGAGGCCGTCATGGACGGCCCCTTCAGAGTCGAGGGGAACACGATCGAGTTGCTCCAGCATCAAGAGGCCGTCGCGGAGCTCGTGCGGGCAGCCCGAGACGTGGACACGACGTTCGCGCACTGA